The Oscillospiraceae bacterium region AGCGCAGCGGTTGCGGCTTACAAAAAAGGAATTAAAGATATCCTTATTTTAGAAAGAGATGACAGCTTAGGCGGAATTTTAAAACAGTGTATTCATAATGGTTTTGGGCTTCATAAATTTAAAGAAGAATTGACGGGACCTGAATATGCTCTTAAATATGAAGAACAGATTAAAGAACTTAATATTCCATATAAACTTAACACAATGGTTCTTGATATTTCGGAAGATAAAGTTATAACAGCAACTAATACAGAGGACGGAATTTTTAAAGTTAAAGCAAAAGCGATTATTCTTGCGATGGGATGCAGAGAGCGTTCCAAAGGGGCATTAAACATTTCAGGATTAAGACCATCTGGAATTTTTAGTGCGGGGACTGCTCAGAAACTTGTTAATATGGAAGGTTATATGCCAGGTAAGAACGTTGTAATATTAGGTTCGGGAGATATCGGGCTTATTATGGCAAGAAGGATGACTTTAGAAGGAGCAAAAGTTCATGCTGTTTGCGAACTTATGCCATATTCGGGCGGCCTTGCAAGAAATATTGAACAATGTTTAAATGATTTTAACATTCCATTAAAATTAAGTCATACAGTTGTTGAAATCCATGGTAAAGAGCGTCTTACAGGAGTTACCATAGCAAAGGTTGACGAAAACAAAAAACCAATAGCCGAAACAAAAGAATTCATTCCATGCGACACTCTTCTTTTATCAGTCGGCTTAATTCCTGAAAACGAATTGTCAAAATGTGCAAAAGTTGAACTTAATCCTGTTACAAACGGAGCATATGTTGATCAGGACAGGCAAACAAAAGTTGAAGGAATTTACGCCTGTGGTAACGTTTTACACGTTCATGACCTTGTTGATTTTGTATCTGAAGAAGCAGAAATCGCAGGAGAAAGCGCTGCAGATTATATTATGGATAACCATTATGAGAAAACTGACATTAAGTTAGAGGTTGATGGGAAAATAAGATATACTGTTCCATCTCAGATTACTGCTAAAAAAGATGTAAAAGTATATTTCAGGGTTTCAGATGTATTTAGAAACGTTAAGATAAATGTTTCATCGGATAACGGAATTTTACTTTCCAAAAAAGCAGTAAAAGTTGCGCCGGGTGAAATGGAATGTATAACCTTAAAAAAAGAAATGCTCAATGGTATCTCAAAACTTAATTTTTCTTTGGAGGTGTTATAATGAAACGTGAGTTAACTTGTATAATCTGCCCTCAGGGATGCAGTCTTTTAGTAGATTTTGAAGACGGAAAAGTTTTATCAGTTACAGGTAATACCTGCCCAAGAGGTGTGAAATATGCTGAGTCAGAATGTATATCACCAAAAAGAACAGTTACTTCTACCATCAGATGTG contains the following coding sequences:
- a CDS encoding FAD-binding protein — translated: MTDLVIIGGGPAGMSAAVAAYKKGIKDILILERDDSLGGILKQCIHNGFGLHKFKEELTGPEYALKYEEQIKELNIPYKLNTMVLDISEDKVITATNTEDGIFKVKAKAIILAMGCRERSKGALNISGLRPSGIFSAGTAQKLVNMEGYMPGKNVVILGSGDIGLIMARRMTLEGAKVHAVCELMPYSGGLARNIEQCLNDFNIPLKLSHTVVEIHGKERLTGVTIAKVDENKKPIAETKEFIPCDTLLLSVGLIPENELSKCAKVELNPVTNGAYVDQDRQTKVEGIYACGNVLHVHDLVDFVSEEAEIAGESAADYIMDNHYEKTDIKLEVDGKIRYTVPSQITAKKDVKVYFRVSDVFRNVKINVSSDNGILLSKKAVKVAPGEMECITLKKEMLNGISKLNFSLEVL
- a CDS encoding DUF1667 domain-containing protein, translating into MKRELTCIICPQGCSLLVDFEDGKVLSVTGNTCPRGVKYAESECISPKRTVTSTIRCDNNSVVSVKTDRPIPKDKVFSCMKIINKKIATLPIVKGDVIIENVFGANIVATQNKI